A single window of Gossypium hirsutum isolate 1008001.06 chromosome A10, Gossypium_hirsutum_v2.1, whole genome shotgun sequence DNA harbors:
- the LOC107897316 gene encoding omega-hydroxypalmitate O-feruloyl transferase, which produces MGAETIEGCAIMEKSNGKVSLLSVKQGEPTLVCPAEDTEKGLYFLSNLDQNIAVIVRTIYCFKSDEKGNGNAAQVIKDALRKVLSHYYPLAGRLTISSEGKLIVDCTGEGAVFVEAEANCKMEEIGDITKPDPESLGKLVYDIPGAKSILEMPLLVAQVTKFQCGGFVLGLCMNHCMFDGIGAMEFVNSWGETARGLPLSIPPFSDRAILKARSQPKIEHLHQEFAEIEDKSNTNELYKDEMLYRSFCFEPEKLEKLKKDAMGNGDLEKCTTFEALSAFVWRARTKALNMLPDQQTKLLFAVDGRPKFNPPLPKGYFGNGIVLTNSISQAGELLEKPLSHAVGLIQDAIKMVTDDYMRSAIDYFEVTRARPSLSSTLLITTWSRLSFHTTDFGWGEPVLSGPVALPEKEVILFLSHGKERKSINVLLGLPASAMKVFQEQMKI; this is translated from the exons ATG GGTGCAGAAACTATTGAAGGTTGTGCTATAATGGAGAAGTCCAATGGCAAAGTGTCCCTGCTTAGTGTGAAGCAAGGAGAGCCGACCCTGGTTTGTCCCGCTGAAGACACGGAAAAGGGTCTTTACTTTCTCTCCAACCTTGACCAAAACATTGCAGTGATTGTTCGCACCATATATTGCTTTAAGTCAGACGAGAAAGGGAATGGAAATGCTGCTCAAGTGATCAAGGATGCTTTAAGGAAGGTTCTTTCCCATTACTATCCCCTTGCTGGGCGGCTAACAATCAGCTCGGAAGGGAAACTGATTGTTGACTGCACCGGCGAAGGGGCTGTCTTTGTTGAAGCCGAAGCTAACTGTAAGATGGAGGAGATTGGTGACATAACAAAGCCTGATCCTGAGAGTCTTGGGAAGTTGGTTTATGACATTCCTGGTGCAAAAAGTATACTAGAGATGCCACTTCTAGTGGCTCAG GTGACCAAGTTCCAATGCGGGGGATTTGTGCTTGGACTGTGCATGAACCATTGCATGTTTGATGGCATTGGTGCTATGGAGTTTGTCAATTCATGGGGTGAAACCGCACGAGGTTTGCCGCTAAGTATCCCTCCATTCTCCGACAGAGCCATTCTGAAAGCTAGAAGCCAACCTAAGATAGAGCACCTGCATCAGGAATTTGCTGAAATAGAGGACAAGTCCAACACTAATGAGCTTTACAAAGATGAAATGCTTTATAGATCTTTCTGTTTCGAGCCTGAGAAGCTCGAGAAACTAAAGAAAGACGCTATGGGAAATGGGGATCTTGAAAAATGCACGACTTTCGAAGCTCTTTCGGCATTCGTGTGGAGGGCTCGCACCAAGGCACTTAACATGCTGCCTGACCAACAAACCAAGCTTCTCTTTGCCGTTGATGGCAGGCCTAAGTTCAATCCACCTCTACCAAAAGGCTACTTCGGCAATGGCATAGTATTGACAAATTCCATAAGCCAAGCAGGCGAGTTATTAGAGAAACCACTCTCACATGCTGTGGGGCTGATTCAGGACGCAATTAAGATGGTTACAGATGATTATATGAGGTCGGCCATAGATTACTTCGAGGTGACAAGAGCTAGACCATCTTTGTCATCAACCCTCCTCATCACCACATGGTCTAGGCTATCTTTCCACACAACAGATTTCGGATGGGGAGAGCCTGTTCTATCCGGACCAGTTGCACTGCCGGAGAAGGAAGTAATCTTGTTCTTATCTCACGGTAAAGAGAGGAAAAGCATAAATGTTCTTTTAGGATTGCCAGCTTCTGCTATGAAGGTCTTCCAAGAACAGATGAAGATTTAG